One window from the genome of Osmerus eperlanus chromosome 1, fOsmEpe2.1, whole genome shotgun sequence encodes:
- the agtrap gene encoding type-1 angiotensin II receptor-associated protein isoform X1, protein MEIPAINLKAIVLVHWILTIWGCMAWLPPSYAWGNFSVLAVGVWAIAQRDSIDAVLMFLIGMTATLLTDIVHFGIYYQLTEGLSDRNRDTFRFSAGMAILSLLLKPVSCFFVYQMYRERGGDYNVNFGFPIMSRNREAYQSIDQQDQSSSPANPFNQAQDSKPSAVRSY, encoded by the exons ATGGAGATTCCTGCCATAAATCTTAAG gcCATAGTACTGGTGCATTGGATCCTGACAATCTG ggGCTGTATGGCGTGGCTGCCCCCCTCTTATGCTTGGGGTAACTTCAGTGTTCTGGCTGTTGGGGTGTGGGCCATAGCCCAGCGGGACTCCATCGATGCTGTGCTTATG TTCCTCATCGGGATGACGGCGACGTTGCTGACGGACATCGTCCACTTCGGGATCTACTACCAGCTGACCGAGGGGCTGTCGGACAGGAACCGGGACACGTTCCGCTTCAGTGCCGGCATGGCCATCCTCAGCCTGCTGCTGAAGCCCGTCTCCTGCTTCTTCGTCTACCAGATGTACCGGGAGCGCGGCGGAGACTACAACGTCAACTTCG gcTTCCCCATTATGTCCCGGAACAGAGAGGCCTACCAGTCCATCGACCAGCAGgaccagtcctccagccccgctAACCCCTTCAACCAGGCCCAGGACAGCAAACCAAGCGCGGTCCGCTCCTACTGA
- the agtrap gene encoding type-1 angiotensin II receptor-associated protein isoform X2, which produces MEIPAINLKAIVLVHWILTIWGCMAWLPPSYAWGNFSVLAVGVWAIAQRDSIDAVLMFLIGMTATLLTDIVHFGIYYQLTEGLSDRNRDTFRFSAGMAILSLLLKPVSCFFVYQMYRERGGDYNVNFDLETSVDSRCTSDSTDSACIGRRY; this is translated from the exons ATGGAGATTCCTGCCATAAATCTTAAG gcCATAGTACTGGTGCATTGGATCCTGACAATCTG ggGCTGTATGGCGTGGCTGCCCCCCTCTTATGCTTGGGGTAACTTCAGTGTTCTGGCTGTTGGGGTGTGGGCCATAGCCCAGCGGGACTCCATCGATGCTGTGCTTATG TTCCTCATCGGGATGACGGCGACGTTGCTGACGGACATCGTCCACTTCGGGATCTACTACCAGCTGACCGAGGGGCTGTCGGACAGGAACCGGGACACGTTCCGCTTCAGTGCCGGCATGGCCATCCTCAGCCTGCTGCTGAAGCCCGTCTCCTGCTTCTTCGTCTACCAGATGTACCGGGAGCGCGGCGGAGACTACAACGTCAACTTCG atcTAGAGACCTCCGTGGATAGTCGGTGCACCTCAGACAGTACTGACAGTGCTTGTATCGGCCGGCGTTACTGA